From the genome of Streptomyces sp. S4.7:
CATTTGAGTATGTCCGGGCGACGGAAGTCTCCGACGCGGTGCGGCTGGTCTCGGCCCGTCCCGACGCCGCGTATCTGGCCGGAGGGACGACGCAGCTCGATCTGATGAAGGACGGGGTGCTCGGCCCGGGCATGCTGGTCGACATCACGCGTCTCCCACTGGCCGGTACCGAGCGGCGGGGCGAGGCGCTCCACGTCGGCGCCCTGACGACGATGGAGGAACTGGCGGCCGATCCGACAGTCGCCGAGCGCCTGCCTCTGGTCCGGGAGGCGTTGCTGAAGGGCGCGTCCACCCAGCTGCGGAACATGGCGACGATCGGCGGAAACCTGCTGCAGCGGACGCGCTGCCGGTACTTCCGGGACCCCGACGTCCCGAAGTGCAACAAGCGCCTCCCCGGGTCCGGTTGTGCGGCCGTCGAGGGGGTGCCCCGTATGCACGCCGTCCTCGGCGCGAACGAGCGGTGCATCGCCCTGCACGCCTCGGACCTCGCCGTCCCCCTGGTGGCACTCGACGCCGTGGTGCGCGCCCAGGGCCCCACGGGCGAACGGCGGATCCTGCTGAGGGACTTCTACCTCCTGGCATCGGAGAGTCCGGACGTCGAGAACCACCTTGTACACGGCGAACTGATCACTGCCGTCGAGATCCCGCTGCTTCCCGCCGGGGCCGTCTCGGGCTACCTGAAAGTACGGGACCGGATGTCCTACGAGTTCGCGCTCACCTCGGCCGCGGTGGCCCTGGTGGTCTCCGACGGGATCATCCACGAGGCCAGGATCGGGCTCGGCGGGGTGGGCAGCCGGCCTTGGCGGGCGCTGGACGCGGAGCGCGAGCTCGTCGGCTCGCCTCCCGGAACGGAAGCCTTCCAACGAGCGGCGCGGGTGGCCGTACAGGACGCGTGGACCTTGCCCGGCACAGCGTTCAAGGTGGAACTCGCGCAGCGCTGCCTGGTCCGCGAACTGCGCACCGTGTCAGGGGTGGCGGCATGAGCGAGACAGTCGTCGGGGCCGGGATCAGCCGGGTGGACGGCCCCCGCAAGGTGGCGGGCGCCGCTCCCTATCCGTCGGACTTCAACGTCCACCATCAGGTACACGCGGCGCTCGTCGGGAGCACAGTGGCCGCGGGCCGCGTCGTACGCATCGACACCGCCCCCGCCGAGGCCGCGCCCGGCGTGATCAGTGTGCTCACGCACCTCAATATGCCGAGGCTGGAGCGCGGACCCATGACGGCGCTCGGCACCTCACCGCCGCCACCGATGCAGGACAACCTCATCCGGCACTACGGGCAGCACGTCGCTCTTGTCGTGGCGGAGAGCCCCGAGCAGGCCGCGGCGGCGGCCCGGCTGGTGGCCGTCGAGTACGAGCGCACGGAGCCGTTGCTCGACGTGCTGGACCCGAAGGCCCCCCAGGTGACCGACCCGTGGGGGACGGACAGCGATCGCGGGGACACCGACGCGGCCCTGGCCTCGGCCGAGGTGAAGGTCACGCAGACCTACACCACCCCGGACAACACCAACAGCCCGCTCGGTCTCTTCGCCACCCTCGCGATCTGGGACCGGGACCGGCTCACCGTCCACGACACCACCCAGTGGCCCTCCATGGTCAAGGCGACACTGGCCGCCGTCTTCAAGGTCCCGGAGAGCTCCGTTCGCGTACTGGTGCCGTACGTGGGAGGTGCCTTCGGCGCCGGCCTGCGGGCCTGGCAGCACGTGATCCTCACCGTCGCCGCGGCCCGGCTGATCGGCCGGCCGGTGAAGCTCGTGCTGACCCGGCCCCAGATGTTCAGTTGCGTCGGACATCGGCCCGACACGGTGCAGCGGGTGTCGCTCGCCGCGAACCGGAGCGGAGAGCTGACGGCGATCGACCACCGCACCGTCTCGTCGCTGGCCATGGAGGACGACGACTACGAGGCCGTCTCCGCGGGTTCGGCATTCGCCTACCGGTGCCCGAACGTGGTCACCCGGGACGTCCAGGCGCGTCTGAACCGGCCTGCCCCCTGCTCGATGCGCGCCCCTGCGGAAGGCCAGGGCAATTTCGCTCTGGAGTCCGCGATGGACGAGTTGGCCTACGCCCTGGCGATGGACCCGCTGCAGCTGCGTCTGCGCAACGAAACCGACGTCGACCCGCGGTCGGGCCTGCCCTGGTCGGGCAAGGCGTTGCGGGAGTGCTACCAGGTGGGGGCCGAGCGTTTCGGGTGGTCGTCCCGGGACCCCGAGCCGGGCTCCATGCGGGACGGCGACTGGCTCATCGGATACGGGATGGCCGGATGCAGCTACCCGTGGTACTCGGTGCCCTGCTCCGCGCGGGCCACTGTCGGCCGGGACGGGAGCGCGCTGGTGCTCAGCGCCGTCACCGACATCGGAACCGGCACCTACACGGTGATGACCCAGGTCTCGGCGGAGCATCTCGGACTCCCCCTCGGCGTGGTCCGCTTCGACCTCGGCGACTCCGACATGCCGGCCGCTCCCCAAGCGGGCGGCTCCGGACTCACCGGATCCCTGGGGAACGCCGTCGTCGACGCCTGCGGTCGCCTCGTCCGCCGGTTCGCCGAGCTCGCCGCGGAAGACGGCGAGTCGCCATTGCACGGTGTCCCGCCGGAAGCGGTGACCGCCGGCGACGGACGTGTCCACGTGAAAGGCGAGCCCTCCCGGGGCGAGTCCTACATCGACATCCTCAGCCGTCAGGGGCTGGCGGAACTTTCGGCGGACGGTTCGAGCACGCCCGCTTCCCCGGAGGATCTCGGCATGGCGCCGTCCGGCGCTTTCGGCGCCAAGTTCGTCGAGGTGCGGGTCGACCGCGACCTGGGGCTGGTGCGGATCGCGCGGGTGGTGTCGGTCATCGACGGGGGCCGCATCCTCAACGAGAAGACCGGCCGGAGCCAGATCATCGGCGCGACGATCGGCGGTATCGGCCAGGCGTTGTTCGAGGACACCGTCACCGACCCGCGCACCGGTCGAATCGCCAACGGCACGTTCGGGGACTACCTCGTCCCCGTCAACGCCGACATTCCCGACCTGGACGTCGTCTTCGTCGGCGGACCGGACCGCTTCTCGCCGATCGGTACCAAGGGCATCGGCGAGATCGGCCTGGTGGGCATCGCCGCCGCCGTGGCCAACGCGGTCCACCACGCGACCGGCAAGCGCATCCGCTCACTGCCCATCACCATCGACGACCTTCTGTGACGGCGGGGCACGGCAGCGAGGCGACTCGACTGCCGGGCCCTGCGATGATCCGCCGGACAGGGCCTAGCCGAAGATCACCGTGCGGCGGCCGTTCAGCAGGATCCGGTGCTCGGCGTGCCACTTGACCGCGCGGGCCAGCGCCTGGCACTCCACGTCGCGGCCGATCGCGACGAGTTGCTCCGGGGTGACCTCGTGGCCGACGCGCTCGACCTCCTGCTCGATGATCGGGCCCTCGTCGAGGTCGGCCGTCACGTAGTGCGCGGTCGCGCCGATCAGCTTCACACCCCGGGCGTGCGCCTGGTGGTACGGCTTCGCGCCCTTGAAGCTCGGCAGGAAGGAGTGGTGGATGTTGATGATCCGGCCGTTCAGCTGCTTGCACAGATCGTCCGAGATGACCTGCATGTAGCGGGCCAGCACGACCAGTTCGACGTCCTCCGCGCGGACCAGCTCCAGCAGCTCGGCCTCGGCCGCCGCCTTGGTGTCCTTGGTGACGGGGATGTGGTGGAAGGGGATGTCGTACGAGGCGACCAGCTCGGCGAAGTCCGTGTGGTTGGAGACGACGGCGGCGATGTCCACGGGGAGCGCGCCGGTCCTGGACCGGAAGAGCAGATCGTTCAGGCAGTGGCCGAACCTGCTGACCATCAGGACGACCCGCATCCGGTCCACGGCACGGTGGAGCTGCCAGTCCATCCGGAAGGAGTCACCCACCGCGGCGAAGCTCGCGCGCAGCTTCTCCACGGTCACCGGCACCTCGGCCGAGAAATGGACCCGCATGAAGAAGAGCCCGGTGTCGCGGTCGCCGAACTGCTGGCTGTCCTCGATGTTGCACCCGGTCATGAAGAGAAAGCTGGACACGGCGTGCACGATGCCCTGTCTGTCCGGGCAGGACAGTGTCAGGACGTACTCGTCGGACGGGGCGGGCCGGTCGGCCCGGGCGGCGGGCTGCTGCGGGGAACTCATGACCCCAGAGGATCCCACACGGGCCCCGTACGGGGCGGTCGTGACCGCCAGGCGGACCGCGTCGGTATCCGGCGGCGGTGTCTGCCGGGTCGGTGAGACCGCGGCCGGGTCAGGCGGACCGCGTCAGGATCCGCAGCACGTCCAGCGAGCGCGGCACCGTGTCCGGGTCCTCGCCGTCGTTGACGGCCAGCCGTACGTGCGCCTCACGCGCCGCGCGTACCGCCTCCGGCCAGCCGTGGTGCTCCAGATACACCGATATCGGGGCGTCCGGCCCCACCTGGTGCATGATCCGCAGCACCCGCAGGACGGCGACGTCGACCAGCGCGGCCTCGCCGGAGTCACGGAAGATCGTCCCGACGTATTTCTCCGCCGACCAGTTGTCCAGCCAGGTGTCCTCGACCAGCCGGTACACGGCGTCGGTGACGTCGCCGTACCCCTCTCGGCCGGCCAGCCAGAACTCCTGGTGGAAGACGGGATCGGAGAGCATGTGCAGCGCCGAGCGCACATTGCTGCGCCAGCGCCACCAGGGAATGTCATTGAGCGGCATGTCGCCCATGGTGGAGGAGCGACGGCCGCGACGGGAAGAGTTCTCCGAACCTTGCTGCACAGGAGTCGATCGTACGGACCTCCGTGAGGCGATCGCGCGGGCCCCCGTAATTCACCTCGTCGTCATGTGCGGTTGAACAAGCTCCACCAGGCAGTTACCCATAGGCCGGAAGTGTGCGGATACATGACCGGTAGGCAGCAGCGCTCCTCCTCGCCCCGCCCCTTCCACCGGAATCCGGTGGTCCGCGTCCTGTGTACGGTCACGGTCGGGGCATCGGTGGTCACCGGGTGCGGCGTACTCCCTGGGGGGCCGGGGGGCTCCAGGGAGCCCGTCACCGTCATGACGTGGGCGCCGGAGGGCACGGCGGCGACGAACATGCCGGGCATGCCCGCCATGGCCAAGGCCTACGCGCGCTGGGTCAACGCGGCGGGCGGTATCGACGGTCACGAGCTGCGGGTGCTGACCTGCAACGAACGCAACACCTCGGCGGGCGCCGCCGACTGCGCCCGCCTGGCGGCCAAGAAGGACGTCACGGCCGTCGTCGGCTCCTACAGCCAGCACGGCGACGCGTTCATGGCGCCGCTGGAGGCGGCCGGGATCCCGTACCTCGGCGGCTACGGCATCGCCGAGCGGGAGTTCTCCAGCTTCGTCTCGTACCCGGTCAACGGCGGCCAGGCGGCGCTCCTGGCCGGCAACGGCATGCAGCTGGCCGGGGAGTGCGACCGCGTCTCCATCGTGCGGCCGGACACGATCACCGGTGACGCGATGCCGGAACTGCTCAACTCCGGTCTGAGCAGGGGCGGCGGAGGCGGCAAGGACGGCGGGGAGGCGGGCGGGGGCGACAAGGCGACGGACATCCGCGCGGCAGAGGACGCCACCGACTACACCGACTCGGCGGAGCGCGCCCGCGAGAACGCGTCCGACGGCTGTGTCACGGCGGTGCTCGGCGACCGTACGGAGACGTTCTTCGACTCCTACCGGCGGCTCTCCGACGACGACGGGAACATCCGCATCTCCTCGGTGCTGGGCAGCGTCGGCCAGCCCCTGGTGGACCGCACGGGCGGTTCCAAGGGCCTCTTCGAGGGCGCGTACGTCACGGGCTGGTACCCGCAGGCGTCGGATCCGGCGTGGGGGCCGATGCGAGACGTCATCCGTGAGCACGCCTTCGGCGACGACAGCATCGACCCGGCGGACCCGGGCGTGCAGACGACGTGGATCGCCTACACCGCCCTCAGGTCGGTCGTCGAGTCGATCGGCAGGGACACGATCTCCTCGGCCACGTTCTCGCACGCGCTGGACAAGGGCGCGAGGGTCGAGACGGGCGGCCTCACGCCCACGCTGCGCTGGCGGTACGAGGACATGCTGGGCTCGCCCGGCTTCCCGCGCATCGTGAACAGCGAGGTGACCTTCCAGGTGGTACGCGAAGGCCGGCTGGTCTCGCTGAAGGACGGCTTCGTGGACGTCCGCGGAACACTGAGCGACGCGGGCCCCAGCGCGTAGCGCCGGGGGCGGGTCCCGACGGCAGCGCCGTCCGCCCGCGGGGCGGGGCCGCGGGGCGGGACCGCGGCGGCCGGCGCGGTGCATCGCAGGGCGGAGGACCGGCGCCGTGGATGGACCGGCCGTACTCGGCCGACTCCGACAACGCAGGGGGCCACGGAGGAGAGGTGCCGTCACCGGAGCCCGCCCGCCCTCGCGGGTGGAGAGGCCGGCGACCCGTCGTGCGGTGCGGTGCCTCGCCGGCCGGAGGACCGGCGTCCTCGGCCCGTCCGGACGGGGTGTGTTCCGCCCGCCGGACGGGATCATCCGAGCCCGTCCGGCGATCGAGGACACACCCGGCGTCACAGCTCCGTCGGGGCTCGTTCCGTGAGGCCGTACTTGGTCGCGATGCCGTTCCACAGGCCCGACGCCTGGCGCTTCGCCGCCGTCGCCTCGCCGCTCGCGGCGTGGCCCTCGGAGGCCGCCTTCGTCGTACGGGCCTTGCCGCCCTTGCAGCCCTTCTTCGTCTTCGCCTCGCCCGCCCACGTCGCGTAGTGGTCGTCCGCCGAAGCGGACGCCTGCCACGCCTTGGTCAGGGAGGACGACAACTGGGCGTGCCGGGGCAGCTTGTCGAGGGTCAGTTCCTTGAGCCGGGTGACCATGTCGCGGCGCTGATCGGCCGCGCCCTGGAGGTCGCTGACGGCCTTGTCCAGGTTCTCGCAGGTCTTGATGGACTCGACCGCGCTGATCACCGCCGCCCGGCTGTCGTTGCTCTCGGCGAGGAGCTTGTCCAGCTCCTCGGCCTGGGGCTTGGCGGGGTCGGCCGGCTGCTCGTCCTCGCCCGGACCCGAGGGCGAGCTCTCCGACGAGACGGTCTGGTTGTTGTCCTGCTTCTTGGAGTCGTCCCCGCTCATCAGCCAGCCCGCGCCCAGTCCGAGGACGGCGCAGCCGACGACGACCGCGGCGATCAGCGGGATCGGTGAGGACTTGCGGCGCCCGGCGGCCCGGCCCTGCGGGCCCGACGGCTCCTGCGGGCCGCGCGGCGGCTGCCCGTACGGAGGCGGTGCGCCGCCCTGTCCGTAGCCCTGCCCCGGCCCCTGCTGCGGGTGACCCTGCCGGCCGCGGCCCTGTGGACCGCCCCTGCCCCGGCCGGGACCGGCGCCCGGACCCGCGGCCGGGTCGAACTGCGGCAGCTGCTGCGTCGCGTCCGGGACCTGGCCCGCGCCGGGGTCCTCGCTGCGGAAGAGGCTGTCGAACTCGGCGGGCGGCTGGCGGTCGCCGGGGTCGCCGGGCCTGATGCCGTACGGCGCGCCGGGGGGCGCGGCCGGGATGTCCCCGGGGCCCTGCGCGGGGACGGGCGCGATGAACTGCGTGGCGTCCGTGTCCGACGTGGCCCCGGCGGGCGGGGACGGCTGGACGGTGCCGAGGTACTGGGTGGACTCGGCCGGGCTCTCGGGCGGCAGCCCGCCGGGGTTCCGGCCCTGGTGGTACTGCGGCGGCACCGGCGGTATGTACTGCGTCGCGTCGGCGGCCCCGGCCGCGGGCACCGGCGGTATGTACTGCGTCGCGTCCGCGCTGCCGAGAGGGCCGCCGGGGGCGGCCGGGGGCGGCGTCTCGGCCGGCAGGGGCTGCGCACCGTACGTGCCCCCCTGCGGCGCTCCGTACTGCTGCTGCGGCGGCTGTGCCTGCGGCAGGGGCTGCGCCTGGGGCTGCGCGGGCGGCAGCGGCTGCTGGTACTGCTGCTCTTGCTGCTGAGGGGGCTGGTACTGCTGCTGGGGCGCCTGCGGGTAGCCGTAGCCCCCGCCTCCGTACGCTCCCGTCGCGTCGTACGACCCGTGGGCGCCCGGATCCGGCTGCTGCGCCTGCGGTGGCGGCAGTTGATGCCCCTGCGGCTGTCCTTGCGGCTCCGGCTGAGGCGCCCCCGGCCCCCAGGGCTGCCCCCACGGCTGACCGCCCGCCGGGGCGGACTGGTCGGCGGCCGGGGCGCCGGGGATCAAGGGGGGACCGCCGTCGGCGGGCAGCACGATGCCTTCGTGCGCGGGCCGAGCGGCAGGCGACTGCGACTCGTCCCTTTGTCCGCTTTGCGTCACCGGGACTCCTAGTGTGGACCTACGGAATCGTCAGTTCACGCTACCGGGTGAATCAGGAGCCCTGCTACGCGCCCGGAATCAGTCACAGCCACCCGTGTTCAAGACACCCGCCGGCGATGCGGACCAATCGGACCACCGTGCGCGGCTGCCGGTGACCGCCGGAGACCTTCCGCGAACGCCGGGGCCGGCCCGTCCGCCCCGGTCACGGACCCGCCGCCCGAGCCGCGCCCCGTCCCACCGACGCCACACCGGCCCCGTGGTCAACACGGCGCAACGGCCGCCCGATGGCTGTCAGACGCTCCGGCGAACGCCGTACAGCCGCGCTCCGGGCCGAAGTTGTAGCAAAGCCGTGTCACGCGGCCTGCGTCTCCAGCCGCGCGCTGAACTCCCGTACCGCGGGCTCCGCCCCGTACGGCTCCAACCGCTGCTGGAGATCGTCCAGATACTCCGCCCCCCTGCTGGAACGCAGCGTGCCCAGCAGCTCCGCCGCGCGCGTGCCCGTACGGCACGCCTCCTCCACCTCGCGCTGCTGGACCTGTGCCGTCGCCAGCAGCACCAGGCCGATCGCGCGCCGTCTCGACCGGGCCTCCGGATGCCCCGCCAGTGAGTCGGACGCGTGGCGCGCCGCCGCCTCGGGCTGGCCCAGGTCGCGGTAGCAGTGGGCCAACTCGTCGGCCAGATAGGCATGGTCGTAGTGCGCGATCCACACGGGGTCGTCCCCGCTCTCCGGATCCGCGTGCTCCAGCGCGGTGAGCGCCCGGCCCGCGACCGCGTGGCACTGGCTCACATCGCCCATCAGCGCGTGCCCCCGTGCCTCGGCGGCCAGGAACATGGCCTGCGCCCTGGGGGTGACATGTCCCCGCGCGCCTTCCTGCGCGGCCCGCGCCAACTGGGCGATCTCGCGCGGGTTCCCGAGCTGGGCCGCGAGATGGCTCATGGACGCGGCGAGCACATAGCCGCCGTATCCGCGGTCCCCGGCGGCCTGCGCGAGCCTCAGCGCCTGGATGTAGTACCGCTGGGCGAGCCCCGGCTGACCGGTGTCCACCGCCATGTACCCCGCCAGCTCGGTGAGTCTGGCGACGGCGGCGAAGAGTCTGCGGCCGACCGCCTCCGGGTACGACCCCGAAAGCAGGCCCGACACCACGCTGTTCAGATAGTGCACGACGACCGGGCGGACGTGGCCGCTGCCGAACCGGTGGTCCAGCTCGACCAGGGCGGATGTCATGGCGGCGACCGCCGCCACGTCCGAATCCCCCACCCGCGCACCGGTGTTGCGGGCCACCGACGCGTCCGCGCCGGTGATCAGCCAGTCCCGGCTCGGCTCGACGAGCGCCGACGACGCCACCGCCGCTCCGGTCAGGAAGTCGCGTCTGCCCACGTCGCTGCGCCACAACTCGCAGACCTGCTCGATCGCGCCGACGACCGTCGGCGAGAACTGGAGTCCGATGCCCGAGGCGAGATTCTTGCCGTTGGCCATCCCC
Proteins encoded in this window:
- a CDS encoding xanthine dehydrogenase family protein subunit M, translated to MRPFEYVRATEVSDAVRLVSARPDAAYLAGGTTQLDLMKDGVLGPGMLVDITRLPLAGTERRGEALHVGALTTMEELAADPTVAERLPLVREALLKGASTQLRNMATIGGNLLQRTRCRYFRDPDVPKCNKRLPGSGCAAVEGVPRMHAVLGANERCIALHASDLAVPLVALDAVVRAQGPTGERRILLRDFYLLASESPDVENHLVHGELITAVEIPLLPAGAVSGYLKVRDRMSYEFALTSAAVALVVSDGIIHEARIGLGGVGSRPWRALDAERELVGSPPGTEAFQRAARVAVQDAWTLPGTAFKVELAQRCLVRELRTVSGVAA
- a CDS encoding xanthine dehydrogenase family protein molybdopterin-binding subunit, producing the protein MSETVVGAGISRVDGPRKVAGAAPYPSDFNVHHQVHAALVGSTVAAGRVVRIDTAPAEAAPGVISVLTHLNMPRLERGPMTALGTSPPPPMQDNLIRHYGQHVALVVAESPEQAAAAARLVAVEYERTEPLLDVLDPKAPQVTDPWGTDSDRGDTDAALASAEVKVTQTYTTPDNTNSPLGLFATLAIWDRDRLTVHDTTQWPSMVKATLAAVFKVPESSVRVLVPYVGGAFGAGLRAWQHVILTVAAARLIGRPVKLVLTRPQMFSCVGHRPDTVQRVSLAANRSGELTAIDHRTVSSLAMEDDDYEAVSAGSAFAYRCPNVVTRDVQARLNRPAPCSMRAPAEGQGNFALESAMDELAYALAMDPLQLRLRNETDVDPRSGLPWSGKALRECYQVGAERFGWSSRDPEPGSMRDGDWLIGYGMAGCSYPWYSVPCSARATVGRDGSALVLSAVTDIGTGTYTVMTQVSAEHLGLPLGVVRFDLGDSDMPAAPQAGGSGLTGSLGNAVVDACGRLVRRFAELAAEDGESPLHGVPPEAVTAGDGRVHVKGEPSRGESYIDILSRQGLAELSADGSSTPASPEDLGMAPSGAFGAKFVEVRVDRDLGLVRIARVVSVIDGGRILNEKTGRSQIIGATIGGIGQALFEDTVTDPRTGRIANGTFGDYLVPVNADIPDLDVVFVGGPDRFSPIGTKGIGEIGLVGIAAAVANAVHHATGKRIRSLPITIDDLL
- the purU gene encoding formyltetrahydrofolate deformylase yields the protein MSSPQQPAARADRPAPSDEYVLTLSCPDRQGIVHAVSSFLFMTGCNIEDSQQFGDRDTGLFFMRVHFSAEVPVTVEKLRASFAAVGDSFRMDWQLHRAVDRMRVVLMVSRFGHCLNDLLFRSRTGALPVDIAAVVSNHTDFAELVASYDIPFHHIPVTKDTKAAAEAELLELVRAEDVELVVLARYMQVISDDLCKQLNGRIINIHHSFLPSFKGAKPYHQAHARGVKLIGATAHYVTADLDEGPIIEQEVERVGHEVTPEQLVAIGRDVECQALARAVKWHAEHRILLNGRRTVIFG
- a CDS encoding ABC transporter substrate-binding protein: MTGRQQRSSSPRPFHRNPVVRVLCTVTVGASVVTGCGVLPGGPGGSREPVTVMTWAPEGTAATNMPGMPAMAKAYARWVNAAGGIDGHELRVLTCNERNTSAGAADCARLAAKKDVTAVVGSYSQHGDAFMAPLEAAGIPYLGGYGIAEREFSSFVSYPVNGGQAALLAGNGMQLAGECDRVSIVRPDTITGDAMPELLNSGLSRGGGGGKDGGEAGGGDKATDIRAAEDATDYTDSAERARENASDGCVTAVLGDRTETFFDSYRRLSDDDGNIRISSVLGSVGQPLVDRTGGSKGLFEGAYVTGWYPQASDPAWGPMRDVIREHAFGDDSIDPADPGVQTTWIAYTALRSVVESIGRDTISSATFSHALDKGARVETGGLTPTLRWRYEDMLGSPGFPRIVNSEVTFQVVREGRLVSLKDGFVDVRGTLSDAGPSA
- a CDS encoding transcriptional regulator; translated protein: MAARPLVARQPNERLQTLIQEAGCSNAGLARRVNMVGNERGLDLRYDKTSVARWLRGQQPRGRAPGIIAEALGRKLGRTVTIDELGMANGKNLASGIGLQFSPTVVGAIEQVCELWRSDVGRRDFLTGAAVASSALVEPSRDWLITGADASVARNTGARVGDSDVAAVAAMTSALVELDHRFGSGHVRPVVVHYLNSVVSGLLSGSYPEAVGRRLFAAVARLTELAGYMAVDTGQPGLAQRYYIQALRLAQAAGDRGYGGYVLAASMSHLAAQLGNPREIAQLARAAQEGARGHVTPRAQAMFLAAEARGHALMGDVSQCHAVAGRALTALEHADPESGDDPVWIAHYDHAYLADELAHCYRDLGQPEAAARHASDSLAGHPEARSRRRAIGLVLLATAQVQQREVEEACRTGTRAAELLGTLRSSRGAEYLDDLQQRLEPYGAEPAVREFSARLETQAA